One part of the Luteibacter yeojuensis genome encodes these proteins:
- the egtB gene encoding ergothioneine biosynthesis protein EgtB, giving the protein MTVRPLGIPSIPPAGVDIARRFLSIRHRTRELAAPLRPEDTVIQSMPDASPTKWHLAHTTWFFEHFVLGRDAAHVPANPEWHYLFNSYYQSVGPMHARPRRGLITRPALDEVLDYRARVDDAVAERIARGSDDALPALVELGLQHEQQHQELLLTDIKHAFAQNPLEPAYLADAPRPLPVAAQPLRYVPFDEGVVEIGHAGDGFAFDNEGPRHRAYRQAGSLANRPVTNAEYMAFINDGGYRDPMLWLSDGWATVQAEGWERPLYWDEALETEFTLHGRRTIDPHAPVCHISYYEADAFARWAGARLPTEVEWETLAADVPVRGNLQDEGVFQPMAISFEAPLGQMYGDVWEWTMSPYISYPGFRPLVGALGEYNGKFMNGQWILRGGSCATPADHIRATYRNFFPPHARWQFSGIRLGTDR; this is encoded by the coding sequence ATGACCGTCCGCCCGCTCGGCATCCCATCCATCCCGCCTGCCGGCGTAGACATCGCACGACGCTTCCTCAGCATACGTCACCGTACCCGGGAACTGGCCGCCCCGCTGCGTCCCGAGGACACCGTGATCCAGTCCATGCCGGACGCCAGTCCCACCAAGTGGCACCTGGCCCATACGACATGGTTCTTCGAGCATTTCGTGCTCGGACGCGACGCCGCTCACGTGCCGGCGAATCCCGAGTGGCATTACCTGTTCAATTCCTACTACCAGTCGGTGGGCCCCATGCATGCGCGGCCGCGCCGCGGTCTCATCACGCGTCCCGCGCTCGACGAAGTGCTCGATTACCGCGCCCGTGTGGACGATGCGGTCGCCGAACGTATCGCGCGGGGCAGCGATGACGCGCTGCCCGCGCTCGTCGAGCTGGGACTCCAGCACGAGCAGCAACACCAGGAACTGCTGCTCACCGACATCAAGCACGCGTTCGCGCAGAACCCGCTGGAGCCCGCTTATCTCGCCGACGCTCCGCGCCCGCTCCCGGTCGCCGCGCAGCCGCTGCGTTACGTGCCCTTCGACGAAGGCGTGGTCGAGATCGGTCATGCAGGCGACGGCTTCGCCTTCGACAACGAAGGGCCGCGTCATCGCGCGTACAGGCAGGCCGGATCGCTCGCGAACCGGCCCGTGACGAATGCGGAGTACATGGCCTTCATCAACGACGGAGGTTACCGCGACCCCATGCTATGGCTTTCCGACGGATGGGCGACGGTGCAGGCGGAAGGCTGGGAGCGTCCGCTGTACTGGGACGAGGCGCTTGAAACCGAATTCACGCTGCACGGCCGCCGCACGATCGATCCGCATGCACCGGTATGCCATATCAGCTATTACGAGGCCGACGCCTTCGCGCGCTGGGCGGGCGCGCGCCTTCCGACGGAAGTCGAGTGGGAAACCCTGGCGGCGGACGTCCCGGTGCGTGGGAACCTTCAGGACGAAGGCGTGTTCCAACCCATGGCCATATCGTTCGAGGCCCCGCTCGGGCAGATGTATGGCGATGTTTGGGAATGGACGATGAGCCCCTATATCAGCTATCCGGGTTTTCGACCGCTGGTCGGCGCGCTCGGCGAGTACAACGGAAAATTCATGAACGGGCAGTGGATCCTTCGCGGTGGATCCTGCGCCACGCCCGCCGACCATATTCGTGCAACGTACCGCAACTTCTTTCCTCCCCATGCCCGTTGGCAGTTTTCGGGGATACGACTGGGAACCGATCGATGA